From Salarias fasciatus chromosome 5, fSalaFa1.1, whole genome shotgun sequence, a single genomic window includes:
- the aspn gene encoding asporin: MRAFLLLCLLALGNAKPYQPINVMDFMKSYDIMMADSDDDDDDDDDDDDDDYDDDDENCPTNCHCSPGVVQCSDQGLIAVPEKIPEETVMIDLQNNDITDIKEDDFKGLSKLYGLFLINNKISKIHPKAFRNMNNLRLLYLSYNLLTEIPANLPPNVIELRFHENNIGRIQKDAFKGLRKLHVLELGANPLANSGIELGAFNGLSTLYIGIAEAKLTAVPKDFPSSITELSLDYNKISKVEIEDFIRYKNLQRLGLGFNQIRSVENGSFTNIPSIREIHLDNNRLRKVPPGLNSLRYLQVVYLHANKISSVGVNDFCPVTPSLKKNLYTGISLFANPVKYWDIQPATFRCVTGRRGVQLGNFRKK, translated from the exons ATGAGAGCCTTCCTCCTGCTTTGCCTACTGGCGCTAGGCAACGCCAAACCCTACCAGCCAATCAACGTCATGGACTTCATGAAAAGCTATGACATCATGATGGCGGATTCAGAtgatgacgacgacgatgatgatgatgatgacgatgacgacTATGATGATGACGACGAGAACTGCCCAACTAATTGCCATTGCTCGCCTGGAGTCGTGCAATGCTCCGATCAAG GTCTGATAGCCGTACCAGAGAAGATTCCTGAAGAGACCGTGATGATTGATCTCCAAAACAACGACATCACTGATATCAAGGAGGACGACTTCAAAGGCCTCAGCAAGCTTTAT GGGCTGTTTCTGATCAACAACAAAATCTCCAAGATTCACCCAAAAGCCTTCAGAAATATGAACAACCTCAGGCTGCTGTATCTTTCCTACAACCTGCTGACGGAGATCCCAGCAAATCTTCCTCCCAACGTCATCGAGCTCCGCTTTCACGAAAACAACATCGGCAGAATCCAGAAGGATGCATTTAAAGGCCTGAGGAAACTGCATGTGCTGG AGCTGGGAGCCAACCCTCTGGCCAACAGTGGAATTGAGCTTGGAGCTTTCAATGGTTTGTCGACTTTGTACATCGGTATAGCAGAGGCCAAACTGACGGCTGTACCTAAAG ACTTCCCATCATCCATCACAGAGCTGAGTCTGGACTACAACAAGATCTCTAAGGTGGAAATAGAAGACTTCATCAGATATAAAAACCTGCAGAG ACTTGGACTCGGGTTTAACCAGATCAGGTCTGTAGAAAACGGCAGCTTCACTAACATCCCGAGCATCCGTGAGATTCACCTGGACAACAACCGCCTGAGGAAGGTCCCGCCGGGCCTCAACTCCCTGCGCTACCTCCAA GTGGTTTACCTCCACGCCAACAAAATCAGCAGCGTGGGAGTCAACGACTTCTGTCCCGTCACGCCCAGCCTGAAGAAAAACCTGTACACGGGCATCAGCCTGTTTGCCAACCCCGTCAAATACTGGGACATCCAGCCCGCCACCTTCCGCTGTGTGACCGGGCGAAGAGGCGTTCAGCTGGGAAACTTCAGGAAGAAGTAG